A genomic segment from Pyrodictium occultum encodes:
- a CDS encoding acyl-CoA dehydrogenase family protein, translating to MLEGGRARLTGEKVFATNALHASAILVLARSGDGYALALAEPGSRGLAAEPLDIEAYRCSGIARLRLEGVEARLVAGPGREPYLAVLRSLAESRVLVAALAVSLGRRALEKALSWALERGVYRFQAVSHRIARSHALLEAAGALVEKAAEALEREGEPDWALTSAAKYVAVEAGLEAADTLARTMGGHAVRSGSGAPSCSSTSTASSRPRAQGIYS from the coding sequence GTGCTGGAAGGGGGGAGGGCCAGGCTGACGGGGGAGAAGGTGTTCGCCACCAATGCTCTCCACGCCTCCGCTATACTAGTCCTGGCCCGGAGCGGGGACGGCTACGCTCTAGCCCTTGCCGAGCCCGGCTCCAGGGGCCTCGCAGCGGAGCCCCTCGACATCGAGGCCTACCGGTGCAGCGGGATAGCGAGGCTCCGGCTCGAGGGCGTGGAGGCGAGGCTTGTCGCCGGCCCCGGCCGCGAGCCCTACCTTGCCGTCCTCCGCTCGCTCGCCGAGAGCAGGGTCCTCGTAGCAGCGCTCGCAGTCTCCCTGGGCAGGAGGGCGCTCGAGAAGGCCCTATCGTGGGCGCTGGAGCGGGGCGTATACAGGTTCCAGGCCGTGAGCCACCGGATTGCCCGCAGCCACGCCCTCCTAGAGGCGGCGGGGGCGCTTGTGGAGAAGGCTGCGGAGGCCCTGGAGAGGGAGGGGGAGCCGGACTGGGCCCTAACCAGCGCAGCCAAGTACGTAGCTGTCGAGGCGGGGCTCGAGGCCGCGGACACGCTCGCCAGGACTATGGGCGGCCACGCGGTGAGGAGCGGGAGCGGGGCCCCGAGCTGCTCCTCCACCTCTACGGCCTCGAGCCGGCCGAGGGCACAGGGGATATACAGCTAG
- a CDS encoding phosphatase PAP2 family protein produces the protein MSGDRMARLGWLLLTAGGLASLLACLARLVGVCRLVSLAGGEAAYMLLGVLVYALVDGLLGVEIVSGLALAASAAVFLKVYLNLPRPPMSLWLAEAHGPGFPSGHATTASAFWTLVALHAGSPVAALAGALYAGAVSLSRLVLHVHYPRDVAGGLVLGLASALAAHAAARRLGRLRAAALLGLASLPMAALALSRSPGYASAARLAGIDAGLAAAALLLGRARWAPGALSSGSRRLRLLSLLASLAAMAVAAVLDGLGLAARVAGFALFAGLVAASRPLAALVLRLRGRGS, from the coding sequence TTGAGCGGAGACAGGATGGCCAGGCTCGGCTGGCTCCTGCTGACGGCCGGCGGCCTCGCCTCGCTCCTAGCCTGCCTGGCCCGCCTTGTCGGCGTGTGCCGCCTCGTCTCCCTGGCCGGAGGCGAGGCAGCCTACATGCTCCTCGGGGTGCTGGTCTACGCGCTGGTGGACGGCCTTCTAGGGGTTGAGATAGTCTCCGGCCTCGCCCTCGCAGCCAGCGCCGCGGTGTTCCTGAAGGTCTACTTGAACCTGCCCAGGCCGCCCATGAGCCTCTGGCTCGCAGAGGCCCACGGCCCCGGGTTCCCCAGCGGCCACGCCACCACAGCCTCCGCCTTCTGGACCCTGGTAGCCCTCCATGCGGGCAGCCCGGTGGCAGCGCTGGCGGGCGCCCTCTACGCCGGAGCGGTGTCGCTGTCCAGGCTCGTGCTCCACGTCCACTACCCCAGAGACGTGGCCGGCGGCCTCGTCCTCGGCCTCGCCTCCGCCCTCGCCGCCCACGCCGCGGCCAGGAGGCTCGGCCGGCTCCGCGCGGCGGCCCTGCTGGGTCTCGCTTCCCTCCCCATGGCAGCCCTGGCGCTCTCTAGGAGCCCGGGCTACGCCTCCGCGGCGAGGCTGGCCGGGATAGATGCGGGGCTCGCCGCCGCGGCCTTGCTCCTGGGGCGCGCCCGGTGGGCCCCCGGGGCCCTGTCCTCGGGAAGCCGCCGCCTCCGCCTCCTCTCCCTACTGGCCTCGCTCGCGGCCATGGCGGTGGCTGCCGTGCTCGACGGCCTGGGCCTGGCCGCGAGGGTGGCCGGTTTCGCCCTCTTCGCCGGCCTTGTAGCGGCCTCCCGGCCTCTAGCCGCCCTTGTCCTCCGGCTTCGGGGGCGCGGCTCCTAG
- a CDS encoding FAD-dependent oxidoreductase, with protein MAVRVAVVGGGAAGMAAASRAKRMLGDRAEVVVFEKGSWVSFALCGTPYYIGCRVRRLDDLLYYPPEEFTRRRGIRVMLRTLVTELEPGEGRLRYRSLSTGEEGWYEYDYLVLATGARPRVLGEWLRYRNVYTLHSLGDADRVRAAAVRDDVRRIVVIGGGYTGVEAAENLAGLGRRVTIIHRRGWLLNRMLDEDMKGLVEERARAAGVELVLGRRVEGLEGSGDLAVSAVLDNGERVGGDLFIVAGGIEPAADIAEKAGIRLGETGAVWTDERMRTSVDNVYAVGDVAETRDLVTGGRVWWPFAPAANKMGYVAGTNIAGGDARFPGVVRTSAVGAFGFYVAATGLGEEEARRHGFNPVAARLKARTRAHYMGGEEIVLKVVADADTGRLLGAQAVSGDPSGFWRVNVVASLLYKGATVWDLFGVDVGYWPGLNPVWDPLTVAARLLFRQLGAAPPKPEDKGG; from the coding sequence GTGGCTGTCCGAGTCGCCGTGGTGGGCGGCGGAGCCGCGGGGATGGCCGCGGCTAGCAGGGCTAAGAGGATGCTGGGCGACCGGGCCGAGGTGGTGGTTTTCGAGAAGGGGAGCTGGGTCAGCTTCGCGCTCTGCGGCACCCCCTACTACATCGGCTGCAGGGTCCGCAGGCTTGACGATCTCCTCTACTACCCGCCCGAGGAGTTCACCAGGCGCCGCGGGATAAGGGTGATGCTGAGGACGCTTGTGACGGAGCTGGAGCCGGGGGAGGGGAGGCTGCGGTACCGCAGCCTCTCGACCGGGGAGGAGGGCTGGTACGAGTACGACTACCTCGTCCTAGCCACCGGTGCCCGGCCCCGCGTGCTGGGCGAGTGGCTCCGGTACCGTAACGTCTACACCCTCCATAGCCTCGGCGACGCCGACAGGGTAAGGGCGGCCGCTGTCCGGGACGATGTGAGGAGGATCGTGGTCATAGGCGGCGGCTATACGGGCGTCGAGGCAGCCGAGAACCTCGCCGGGCTCGGGAGGAGGGTTACGATCATCCACCGGCGTGGCTGGCTGCTGAACAGGATGCTGGACGAGGATATGAAGGGGCTTGTGGAGGAGAGGGCCCGGGCGGCGGGGGTCGAGCTCGTCCTCGGGAGGAGGGTGGAGGGCCTGGAGGGCTCCGGGGACCTGGCTGTATCGGCTGTGCTCGACAACGGGGAGAGGGTCGGCGGAGACCTCTTCATAGTGGCCGGCGGCATCGAGCCCGCGGCGGATATCGCTGAGAAGGCTGGCATAAGGCTGGGCGAGACGGGGGCCGTGTGGACGGACGAGAGGATGAGGACCAGCGTTGACAACGTGTACGCTGTCGGCGACGTCGCTGAGACCAGGGACCTGGTGACCGGCGGGAGGGTCTGGTGGCCCTTCGCCCCCGCCGCGAACAAAATGGGGTACGTGGCCGGCACGAACATAGCCGGTGGGGACGCCCGGTTCCCCGGCGTGGTCCGGACCAGCGCTGTGGGGGCCTTCGGGTTCTACGTGGCGGCCACCGGGCTCGGCGAGGAGGAGGCCAGACGCCACGGCTTCAACCCGGTGGCCGCGAGGCTGAAGGCCAGGACTAGGGCCCACTACATGGGCGGCGAGGAGATAGTGCTCAAGGTCGTGGCCGACGCCGATACCGGGAGGCTGCTGGGCGCCCAGGCGGTCTCCGGCGACCCCAGCGGCTTCTGGAGGGTGAATGTGGTCGCCTCCCTCCTCTACAAGGGCGCCACAGTCTGGGACCTCTTCGGCGTAGATGTAGGCTACTGGCCCGGCCTCAACCCGGTCTGGGACCCGCTGACCGTGGCCGCGAGGCTGCTCTTCCGGCAGCTAGGAGCCGCGCCCCCGAAGCCGGAGGACAAGGGCGGCTAG
- a CDS encoding formate dehydrogenase accessory protein FdhE, with amino-acid sequence MVESGHGLRLLKDRLPEIRAWLDRLAQEEPENSRTYRILEALYEAQARVEEEALRRLREAGLVEEVQAAARRIAVERKPLVALLGGLPRPLMGEAFLRDSMLAIMDAAAGAGFSLEGAAASLRDPVEKAVLSLSQLVEELLQGREDSIHAWAGAVSADRDRVRALALWLLQPLLSALRLAAGPALDWAREYWQQGVCPVCGSATRVGYMRGEGRRQYLICQACGMEWVFPRARCPYCGAERPGDVVLYRPLPDKPWLRLYRCRRCGGYWKVVDEEDEKAVKAGLPPRGLYNVYSFALDEIAEGAALEERR; translated from the coding sequence ATGGTAGAGTCGGGGCATGGTCTTAGGCTCCTGAAGGATAGGCTTCCCGAGATAAGGGCGTGGCTCGACCGGCTGGCCCAGGAGGAGCCGGAGAATAGCCGTACCTACCGCATCCTCGAGGCCCTCTACGAGGCCCAGGCACGGGTAGAGGAGGAGGCGCTCCGCCGCCTCCGGGAAGCGGGCCTCGTGGAGGAGGTCCAGGCCGCGGCGCGGAGGATAGCCGTGGAGCGTAAGCCTCTCGTAGCCCTGCTCGGCGGGCTCCCCCGCCCGCTGATGGGCGAGGCGTTCCTCCGCGACTCCATGCTGGCTATAATGGACGCCGCGGCCGGGGCCGGGTTCAGCCTGGAGGGCGCCGCCGCCTCGCTGCGGGACCCCGTGGAGAAGGCTGTGCTCAGCCTATCCCAGCTGGTCGAGGAGCTGCTCCAGGGGAGGGAGGACAGCATACACGCCTGGGCGGGCGCGGTCTCAGCCGACCGGGACCGGGTGCGCGCCCTCGCCCTCTGGCTCCTCCAGCCCCTCCTCAGCGCCCTCCGCCTGGCCGCCGGGCCCGCGCTCGACTGGGCCAGGGAGTACTGGCAGCAGGGCGTCTGCCCGGTCTGCGGCTCCGCCACCCGCGTCGGCTACATGAGGGGTGAGGGCCGCCGCCAGTACCTGATCTGCCAGGCCTGCGGCATGGAGTGGGTGTTCCCCAGGGCCCGCTGCCCCTACTGCGGCGCCGAGAGGCCCGGAGACGTGGTGCTCTACCGCCCGCTCCCCGACAAGCCCTGGCTCCGGCTCTACCGGTGCAGGCGCTGCGGCGGCTACTGGAAGGTGGTCGACGAGGAGGACGAGAAGGCTGTCAAGGCGGGGCTGCCCCCGAGGGGGCTATACAACGTCTACAGCTTCGCCCTGGACGAGATAGCCGAGGGAGCAGCGCTGGAGGAGAGGCGGTGA
- a CDS encoding formate dehydrogenase accessory sulfurtransferase FdhD gives MEERVARAVDAARECSLATTMVSGLRVAADYEYVVELDGRRLGSIYTSPNYLADAVAGLALREELAELGDHVELLSVTGTGDMSFLVRARLARAAAAGLPEDRRVEWSLVEEAYRDLVHMVPKHRCPYALHSVAVYGVERGSGSAERLLLVSDVSRHSAMLKAAGMLSRLAAAGRLRGLALVAVSTGRVSGDAVKALARAGVRVIVANHHPLLSGLAAARKHGVTLVLRRPDGRGLAVYTAPERIQGAPLVMPLGRLGLEPYAEASPLSPLC, from the coding sequence ATGGAGGAGCGTGTAGCCAGGGCCGTGGACGCTGCCCGTGAGTGCAGCCTGGCCACCACCATGGTCTCGGGGCTGCGCGTGGCAGCCGACTACGAGTACGTGGTTGAGCTGGACGGGAGGAGGCTAGGCTCGATATACACTAGCCCAAACTACCTCGCCGACGCCGTGGCGGGGCTGGCGCTGCGCGAGGAGCTGGCGGAGCTGGGGGACCACGTAGAGCTCCTATCCGTCACGGGCACCGGGGATATGAGCTTCCTCGTGAGGGCCCGGCTCGCTAGGGCGGCCGCCGCCGGGCTACCCGAGGACCGCAGGGTCGAGTGGAGCCTGGTGGAGGAGGCCTACCGCGACCTGGTGCATATGGTGCCGAAGCACCGGTGCCCCTACGCGCTCCACTCGGTCGCCGTCTACGGGGTGGAGCGCGGCTCGGGCTCCGCGGAGAGGCTGCTGCTCGTAAGCGATGTCAGCAGGCACAGCGCCATGTTGAAGGCGGCGGGGATGCTGTCCAGGCTCGCCGCGGCCGGGAGGCTCAGGGGGCTAGCCCTGGTGGCCGTCTCGACCGGCAGGGTGTCGGGGGACGCGGTCAAGGCTCTCGCGAGGGCGGGGGTCCGGGTCATCGTGGCCAACCACCACCCCCTGCTCAGCGGGCTCGCGGCCGCGAGGAAGCATGGCGTCACGCTCGTGCTCCGCAGGCCGGATGGCCGGGGCCTGGCAGTCTACACGGCCCCGGAGAGGATCCAGGGGGCGCCACTCGTTATGCCCCTAGGCCGCCTGGGGCTGGAGCCCTATGCAGAGGCTAGCCCCCTATCGCCCCTCTGCTAG
- a CDS encoding cytochrome b/b6 domain-containing protein translates to MAREIRLFSELEIWTHKHVVHFAAALILTGLIISAAKLPSPLDSFFGWLAYALGTPASYLAKALGYSPFEQGYSAYSLGVQVARVIHRLAGVGMAAIGLVWLLGELPRIRKWQIWPEGGLGEAVRNLAAYYLGRRSVRFGKYNLGQKLWILSVFIGFAILFATGMVMWFRSSFSPETVALAHTIHVWAAWLGIAGLIVHVYLAIGIPEHRPMVRAIFRTGTAPEDFVKHHHPLYYEKAAKEAEEA, encoded by the coding sequence GTGGCGCGCGAGATTAGGCTCTTCAGCGAGCTGGAGATATGGACGCATAAGCATGTGGTACACTTCGCGGCGGCGCTGATACTCACGGGGCTAATAATATCGGCCGCCAAGCTGCCGAGCCCGCTGGACAGCTTCTTCGGCTGGCTAGCCTACGCGCTCGGCACACCGGCCTCCTACCTGGCTAAGGCGCTCGGCTACTCCCCGTTTGAGCAGGGCTACAGCGCCTACAGCCTAGGGGTGCAGGTGGCCAGGGTAATCCACAGGCTGGCAGGAGTAGGCATGGCGGCTATAGGCTTGGTATGGCTTCTCGGCGAGCTGCCGAGGATAAGGAAGTGGCAGATCTGGCCTGAGGGCGGGCTGGGCGAGGCAGTGAGGAACCTGGCAGCCTACTACCTCGGGAGGAGGAGCGTCAGGTTCGGCAAGTATAATCTAGGCCAGAAGCTGTGGATATTGAGCGTGTTCATAGGCTTCGCAATACTCTTCGCCACGGGCATGGTAATGTGGTTCCGCAGCAGCTTCAGCCCGGAGACAGTGGCGCTGGCGCACACAATACACGTGTGGGCAGCATGGCTCGGCATAGCAGGGCTCATAGTGCACGTGTACCTCGCCATAGGGATACCGGAGCACAGGCCCATGGTGAGGGCTATCTTCCGCACCGGCACCGCTCCCGAGGACTTCGTGAAGCACCACCACCCGCTATACTACGAGAAGGCCGCCAAAGAGGCCGAGGAGGCCTAG
- a CDS encoding 4Fe-4S dicluster domain-containing protein — protein MPVTEYGIVVNLDTCIGCRACQVACKVWNGLKAEETSFNPQGYTNPPDLTPNTWMIMQFLEGVEDGEPFWLFKKHQCLHCSEAPCAKACPVNAIEVHPEGAVVIRSDRCIGCRYCIEACPYNVPRYDPKTNKVYKCTLCIDRIQNGLQPACVEACPTDALEFGPWRELVEKYRAAGYEVYGDHVNDYVGHTHYLYVTRKYRSLGAKQGKKWYEVLGLPADPRGRLPGVQLGREVGVGLAALAALGAVAHAVYWRAKRMEKRSGSKGG, from the coding sequence ATGCCCGTGACGGAGTATGGGATAGTAGTCAACCTGGACACCTGCATAGGCTGCAGGGCATGCCAGGTAGCATGCAAGGTGTGGAACGGGCTCAAAGCCGAGGAGACCAGCTTCAACCCCCAGGGCTACACCAACCCGCCGGACCTCACCCCGAACACCTGGATGATAATGCAGTTCCTGGAGGGCGTCGAGGACGGGGAGCCCTTCTGGCTGTTCAAGAAGCACCAGTGCCTCCACTGCAGCGAGGCGCCCTGCGCCAAGGCGTGCCCGGTCAACGCCATCGAGGTCCACCCCGAGGGCGCCGTGGTGATACGCTCCGACAGGTGCATCGGCTGCCGCTACTGCATCGAGGCCTGCCCCTACAATGTGCCGCGCTACGACCCTAAGACGAACAAGGTGTACAAGTGCACGCTCTGCATAGACCGTATACAGAACGGGCTCCAGCCCGCCTGCGTCGAGGCCTGCCCTACCGACGCGCTCGAGTTCGGGCCGTGGAGGGAGCTTGTGGAGAAGTACCGTGCAGCAGGCTACGAGGTCTACGGCGACCACGTGAACGACTACGTGGGGCACACCCACTACCTCTACGTGACCAGGAAGTATAGGAGCCTCGGCGCCAAGCAGGGCAAGAAGTGGTACGAGGTATTGGGGCTCCCCGCCGACCCGAGAGGCCGCCTGCCAGGCGTGCAGCTAGGCCGCGAGGTCGGCGTCGGGCTGGCGGCGCTGGCCGCGCTAGGCGCGGTGGCGCACGCCGTCTACTGGCGGGCCAAGAGGATGGAGAAGCGCAGCGGCTCCAAGGGCGGGTAG
- a CDS encoding molybdopterin-dependent oxidoreductase, giving the protein MAPKRYRLGEIGGKNLEETVEVRGVCTYCSVGCGIIFYKRGDKVVYLEGDPDNPLNEGKLCAKGKASIQLFGAYNGLRARKPLIRVNPKPRPEEILAARDSNELRRVLEKYKPVWKPVTWEEAFAYIARRMKEILGENAGAVRSYHPYDGKLCGSRKGCYFRLGNQYPLMIMAGAKMLNEEAYLIRKISMLLGSNNIDHDARRCHSTTVAGLAGTVGFGAQTQSFPDTQYISVYLILGGNPAEAHPVSMRHVMKGIKRGTLTLVVVDPKYGRTASKAQVFAFHRPGTDIPVMYYLLHYAFYERNPPVDQLPTFREYAKRFNIDLEEISEIKDIAKRFTAEEVSRITGIPVEKLRQIAKLFVENSGVTTNFKRFASIEWAMGLTQHHVGTQNTRMAALVQLVLGNLGFPGGGLNPYRGHSNVQGTTDLCILSHIFPGYVKIPTNSKQVRAYQEWKLKGFPDAFNWRPSMKTCKALGLKCSGCDEKGDNCRLTVNSTALLWSWWFMNWRRYELSMGIFVGTDPEDRPWDEDSVVISDLPFNKGYTENNWWMGVLLPDDPRTRKLGGKIEAMWLFGENIAISDADSKMTMAALSALKFLVVSDIFLTETAWFADVFLPAAFQYEKEGSITNSNRWIQWQHRVVSPPGDAKPDLWIMYKLWEHMRRAGLAKLPSEEYGKHVERVLVKHPEADTLVELYRRRIAPYMNYSSDRYPWSDYQEVDPVLVYKEIDAAVDLYYGQYDWAHNRVLAARRVSAPRSPGQPDGLLDSGTLTHPGAKAPLRLYKDWGWSWPRNVRILYNLYTLEKTFGRKDRFTFEAGRWAVGPELDGKTVEILGEAGDIVDAKTGEMRPAFIPGHNFLIGKFYKRAWTCLNERCSQKTTADIFTGAADPEAMIRYGKTVGRIVFWKPGGGYEVKTVEELGIKCPMCESFYYDPELVLDYGKANFYKPYFKGSKTVNGKTIVYKDWKEWRRVHDKFINEFKSCVDGSPDNYKKCVKELISRYGEWYATLGPDGKVWAYSIDYPFHFEPGESPSLELATEYPALAWRRIENLFYIEPPEQMPELYKAITASYEELKKYAPSGSEVVVVTENRLEEHWHTGIMTRNVPYLAEMVPEPFAEIPVELAEKLGIKSGDIVELGNNRNRIYVRALVTNRMPKLRIAGREVYVVNVPWHWGWSGAHNSFDVANTISILLLDIVTTMQETKAFLAWVRKASPEKYTYQSKPSVQPIL; this is encoded by the coding sequence ATGGCCCCGAAGCGCTACCGTCTCGGCGAGATAGGGGGCAAGAACCTCGAGGAGACCGTTGAGGTCCGGGGTGTCTGCACCTACTGTAGCGTGGGCTGCGGCATCATATTCTACAAGAGGGGCGACAAGGTAGTCTACCTCGAGGGCGACCCCGATAACCCGCTTAACGAGGGCAAGCTCTGCGCCAAGGGCAAGGCCTCCATCCAGCTCTTCGGCGCCTACAACGGGCTGCGGGCGAGGAAGCCGCTGATACGTGTAAACCCCAAGCCCCGGCCCGAGGAGATACTCGCCGCCAGGGACTCCAACGAGCTCCGGAGGGTGCTGGAGAAGTACAAGCCCGTCTGGAAGCCGGTGACCTGGGAGGAGGCGTTCGCCTACATAGCGAGGAGGATGAAGGAGATACTCGGGGAGAATGCTGGCGCGGTGCGCTCTTACCACCCCTACGACGGGAAGCTGTGCGGCAGCAGGAAGGGCTGCTACTTCCGACTGGGCAACCAGTACCCGCTCATGATAATGGCCGGGGCTAAGATGCTGAACGAGGAGGCATACCTGATAAGGAAGATCTCAATGCTCCTCGGCAGCAACAATATAGACCATGATGCGCGCCGCTGCCACTCCACCACCGTGGCCGGCCTAGCGGGCACCGTGGGCTTCGGGGCCCAGACTCAGAGCTTCCCCGACACCCAGTACATCAGTGTCTACCTCATCCTAGGCGGCAACCCCGCCGAGGCCCACCCGGTCTCCATGAGGCACGTGATGAAGGGTATTAAGCGCGGCACCCTCACCCTGGTAGTCGTCGACCCGAAGTACGGCCGCACAGCCTCCAAGGCCCAGGTGTTCGCCTTCCACAGGCCCGGGACCGACATACCCGTGATGTACTACCTTCTCCACTACGCGTTCTACGAGCGCAACCCGCCCGTAGACCAGCTCCCCACGTTCAGGGAGTACGCCAAGAGGTTCAACATAGACCTGGAGGAGATCTCGGAGATAAAGGATATAGCAAAGAGGTTCACCGCCGAGGAGGTCTCGAGGATAACCGGTATACCGGTCGAGAAGCTTAGACAGATAGCGAAGCTCTTTGTCGAGAACAGCGGTGTAACAACAAACTTCAAGAGGTTCGCCTCCATAGAGTGGGCTATGGGGCTCACCCAGCACCACGTGGGGACCCAGAACACCCGAATGGCCGCGCTGGTCCAGCTGGTCCTCGGCAACCTGGGCTTCCCCGGCGGCGGCCTCAACCCCTACCGCGGCCACAGCAACGTGCAGGGCACCACCGACCTCTGCATACTGAGCCACATATTCCCAGGCTACGTGAAGATACCAACCAACAGTAAGCAGGTGCGCGCCTACCAGGAGTGGAAGCTCAAGGGCTTCCCCGACGCCTTCAACTGGCGCCCCAGCATGAAGACCTGCAAGGCCCTGGGGCTGAAGTGCAGCGGCTGCGACGAGAAGGGCGACAACTGCAGGCTCACGGTCAACAGCACGGCGCTGCTCTGGTCATGGTGGTTCATGAACTGGCGCCGCTACGAGCTGTCCATGGGGATCTTCGTCGGCACCGACCCCGAGGACAGGCCCTGGGACGAGGACAGCGTGGTTATCAGCGACCTGCCCTTCAACAAGGGCTACACCGAGAACAACTGGTGGATGGGCGTACTATTGCCCGATGACCCGAGGACTAGGAAGCTGGGCGGCAAGATTGAGGCTATGTGGCTGTTCGGCGAGAACATAGCGATAAGCGACGCAGACTCCAAGATGACTATGGCAGCGCTCTCCGCGCTCAAGTTCCTAGTCGTCTCGGACATCTTCCTCACGGAGACAGCCTGGTTCGCCGACGTCTTCCTCCCCGCAGCCTTCCAGTACGAGAAGGAGGGCAGCATAACCAACAGCAACCGCTGGATACAGTGGCAGCACCGCGTGGTCTCGCCGCCCGGCGACGCCAAGCCGGACCTGTGGATAATGTACAAGCTCTGGGAGCACATGAGGAGGGCTGGGCTGGCGAAGCTGCCCAGCGAGGAGTACGGCAAGCACGTGGAGCGCGTGCTGGTGAAGCATCCCGAGGCCGATACTCTTGTGGAGCTGTACAGGCGGAGGATAGCCCCCTACATGAACTACAGCAGTGACAGGTACCCGTGGAGCGACTACCAGGAGGTAGACCCAGTACTCGTCTACAAGGAGATAGACGCGGCCGTCGACCTCTACTATGGCCAGTACGACTGGGCCCACAATAGGGTGCTGGCCGCGAGGAGGGTCTCGGCACCGCGGTCGCCCGGCCAGCCCGACGGGCTGCTGGACAGCGGCACCCTCACACACCCTGGAGCCAAGGCGCCGCTGAGGCTCTACAAGGACTGGGGATGGAGCTGGCCCAGAAACGTGAGGATACTCTACAACCTCTACACGCTAGAGAAGACCTTCGGCCGCAAAGACAGGTTCACCTTCGAGGCGGGCAGGTGGGCTGTAGGCCCCGAGCTGGACGGCAAGACGGTCGAGATACTGGGCGAGGCCGGCGACATAGTAGACGCCAAGACTGGTGAGATGAGACCAGCGTTCATACCCGGCCACAACTTCCTGATAGGAAAGTTCTACAAGCGGGCCTGGACATGCCTCAACGAGCGCTGCAGCCAGAAGACCACGGCCGACATATTCACCGGCGCAGCCGACCCGGAGGCTATGATACGCTACGGCAAGACCGTGGGCAGGATAGTGTTCTGGAAGCCCGGCGGCGGCTACGAGGTAAAGACCGTGGAGGAGCTTGGAATCAAGTGCCCGATGTGCGAGAGCTTCTACTACGACCCCGAGCTGGTGCTCGACTACGGCAAGGCGAACTTCTACAAGCCCTACTTCAAGGGATCCAAGACCGTCAACGGCAAGACCATAGTATACAAGGACTGGAAGGAGTGGCGCCGGGTGCACGACAAGTTCATCAACGAGTTCAAGTCCTGCGTCGACGGCAGCCCCGACAACTACAAGAAGTGCGTGAAGGAGCTAATATCCCGGTACGGCGAGTGGTACGCCACCCTAGGGCCCGACGGCAAGGTCTGGGCGTACAGCATCGACTACCCGTTCCACTTCGAGCCCGGCGAGAGCCCGAGCCTGGAGCTGGCGACGGAGTACCCGGCGCTGGCGTGGAGGAGGATAGAGAACCTCTTCTACATAGAGCCGCCGGAGCAGATGCCAGAGCTCTACAAGGCGATTACGGCTAGCTACGAGGAGCTGAAGAAGTACGCTCCCAGCGGGTCCGAGGTGGTAGTGGTTACCGAGAATAGGCTGGAGGAGCACTGGCACACCGGCATAATGACCAGGAACGTCCCCTATCTCGCCGAGATGGTGCCGGAGCCCTTCGCGGAGATACCGGTCGAGCTGGCTGAGAAGCTCGGGATAAAGAGCGGCGATATTGTCGAGCTGGGCAACAACCGCAACAGGATATACGTGAGAGCCCTGGTGACCAACCGTATGCCGAAGCTGAGGATAGCGGGCAGGGAGGTCTACGTGGTAAACGTGCCGTGGCACTGGGGCTGGAGCGGCGCCCACAACAGCTTCGACGTAGCCAACACTATATCGATACTGCTGCTCGACATAGTGACAACCATGCAGGAGACCAAGGCGTTCCTGGCATGGGTGAGGAAGGCGAGCCCCGAGAAATACACCTACCAGTCGAAGCCCAGCGTGCAGCCCATACTCTAA
- the mobA gene encoding molybdenum cofactor guanylyltransferase, with protein sequence MRIGLVLAGGEGRRFGGDKLLALVDGEVSIARVAEALREAGASLVYAATRSGERCRLYTEAAGLDGCIYDPPWLGCGGPAAALAGLGGLRGKVLLVAPGDMPWLEPGVLRGLEAFMEEAGAEAALPLHAGGYLDTLAAAMSWSLVERLPGVLGRLCRLRGELRASDPARAAERLVLVGSGLLASSPLAFAHINTREALRSREPKNPLGPKQAYILEPGLDPAAPRGRLCRGLGMELEEYRRLGIRHLERQAARDMERLCSP encoded by the coding sequence ATGAGGATAGGCCTGGTGCTGGCCGGGGGCGAGGGGAGGAGGTTCGGGGGCGACAAGCTCCTAGCCCTCGTCGACGGCGAGGTCTCCATAGCCAGGGTGGCTGAGGCGCTCCGGGAGGCGGGCGCAAGCCTCGTCTACGCGGCCACCAGGAGCGGGGAGAGGTGCCGCCTCTACACCGAGGCCGCGGGGCTCGACGGCTGCATCTACGACCCCCCGTGGCTCGGCTGCGGCGGCCCCGCCGCCGCGCTGGCAGGGCTCGGGGGGCTCCGGGGCAAGGTGCTCCTGGTAGCGCCGGGCGACATGCCCTGGCTGGAGCCGGGGGTGCTCCGGGGCCTGGAGGCGTTCATGGAGGAGGCGGGGGCGGAGGCGGCGCTCCCCCTCCACGCCGGGGGCTACCTGGACACCTTGGCGGCGGCTATGAGCTGGAGCCTGGTAGAGAGGCTCCCGGGCGTGCTGGGGCGGCTCTGCAGGCTCCGCGGCGAGCTGCGCGCCAGCGACCCGGCCAGGGCGGCCGAGAGGCTGGTCCTCGTAGGCTCCGGGCTCCTCGCCTCAAGCCCGCTGGCGTTTGCCCACATAAACACGAGGGAGGCCCTCCGCAGCAGGGAGCCCAAGAACCCCCTGGGCCCCAAGCAGGCCTATATTCTGGAGCCGGGCCTGGACCCCGCGGCGCCCCGCGGCAGGCTCTGCAGGGGGCTGGGGATGGAGCTGGAGGAGTACAGGAGGCTCGGCATACGCCACCTCGAGAGGCAGGCTGCGAGGGACATGGAGAGGCTCTGCAGCCCATAG